One Mesorhizobium loti genomic window carries:
- a CDS encoding tRNA pseudouridine synthase B encodes MGRRGKKKGRPISGWVVLDKPVGMGSTEAVSKIKWLFQAEKAGHAGTLDPLASGMLPIALGEATKTVPYVQDGAKIYRFTVAWGQERSTDDLEGPVTKSSDLRPAEAEVKALLPKYTGVIMQTPPQFSAIKIAGERAYDLAREGETVDIPAREIEIGRLDVIEHHADHTVFEIECGKGTYVRSLARDMGRDLGCFGHISELRRVEVEPFTPEDFVTIAELEAARFGTQGEDKPEPADDADAIDVPVDFGAIDALLVDTSAALDCLPQVAISDDAATKIRLGNPVIIRGRDAPVEAEEACATARGKLVAIGAIEQGMFKPKRVFAG; translated from the coding sequence ATGGGACGCCGCGGCAAGAAGAAGGGCCGGCCGATCTCCGGCTGGGTGGTGCTGGACAAGCCGGTTGGCATGGGCTCGACCGAGGCCGTCTCCAAGATCAAATGGCTGTTCCAGGCGGAAAAGGCCGGCCATGCCGGCACGCTCGATCCGCTGGCCTCCGGTATGCTGCCGATCGCGCTCGGCGAAGCGACCAAGACCGTGCCCTATGTGCAGGATGGCGCCAAGATTTATCGCTTCACTGTCGCCTGGGGGCAGGAGCGTTCCACCGATGATCTTGAAGGGCCCGTGACCAAGAGTTCCGACCTGCGTCCGGCGGAAGCCGAGGTCAAGGCGCTGCTGCCGAAATACACCGGCGTCATCATGCAGACGCCGCCGCAATTCTCGGCCATCAAGATTGCGGGTGAACGCGCCTATGACCTCGCCCGCGAAGGCGAGACGGTCGACATTCCCGCGCGGGAGATCGAGATCGGGCGTTTGGATGTCATCGAGCACCACGCCGACCACACCGTTTTCGAAATCGAATGCGGCAAGGGCACCTATGTGCGCTCGCTGGCCCGCGACATGGGCCGCGACCTCGGCTGCTTCGGCCATATCAGCGAATTGCGTCGGGTCGAGGTCGAGCCGTTCACGCCTGAGGATTTCGTCACCATCGCCGAATTGGAAGCGGCCCGCTTCGGCACGCAAGGCGAGGATAAACCCGAGCCTGCCGACGATGCTGATGCGATTGACGTGCCGGTGGACTTCGGCGCGATCGACGCGCTTCTGGTCGATACGTCAGCGGCTCTCGACTGCCTGCCGCAGGTCGCCATCAGCGACGATGCGGCGACGAAGATCCGCCTCGGCAATCCGGTTATCATTCGTGGCCGCGATGCGCCTGTCGAGGCGGAGGAAGCCTGTGCGACGGCCCGCGGCAAACTGGTTGCCATCGGCGCGATCGAACAAGGCATGTTCAAGCCCAAGCGGGTCTTTGCCGGGTGA
- a CDS encoding divalent cation transport-related protein — MAKADAVKKRAPVKTRRPPVGASPGTLIADPAARRSELRLTLISPEKFKTIDNASIDDLNTHCDHWPVVWLDCTGLANIQLIEEIGRIFSLHPLALEDVVNTGQRPKVDFFEDHAFVVVRMIDDVTAHRYEQIAVFFGKNFVVTFQEREGDPFDPVRKRIESSAPNRLRARGADYLAYALIDAIVDSYFPPIEAAGDLVDGIEDEMLHSTHKHQMRQLHELRRDANVLKGVLWPMRDAVATLIRNDVPYVKAETKIFLNDTLDHTLRLIELVETQRDMLTGLIEMHLSLSQARTNDVISYLTIVSVIFMPLTFLVGVWGMNFSPDASPWNMPELRAYYGYPASLLFMAVVAIGLIVFFKWKKWL; from the coding sequence ATGGCAAAGGCCGATGCGGTGAAAAAGCGGGCGCCGGTGAAGACGCGGCGGCCGCCGGTCGGCGCCTCGCCGGGCACGCTGATCGCCGATCCGGCGGCGCGGCGCAGCGAGCTCAGGCTGACACTGATTTCGCCCGAAAAATTCAAGACCATCGACAATGCCAGCATCGATGATCTCAATACCCATTGCGACCATTGGCCGGTCGTCTGGCTGGACTGCACCGGGCTCGCCAATATCCAGCTGATCGAAGAGATCGGCCGGATCTTCAGCCTGCATCCGCTGGCCCTGGAGGATGTCGTCAACACCGGCCAGCGGCCGAAGGTCGATTTCTTCGAGGACCACGCCTTCGTCGTCGTGCGCATGATCGACGACGTCACGGCCCATCGCTACGAGCAGATCGCCGTGTTCTTCGGCAAGAATTTCGTCGTCACTTTCCAGGAACGCGAGGGCGATCCCTTCGATCCCGTACGCAAGCGTATCGAGAGTTCCGCGCCCAACCGGTTGCGGGCCCGCGGCGCCGATTATCTCGCCTACGCGCTGATCGACGCCATCGTCGACAGCTATTTTCCGCCGATCGAGGCGGCAGGCGACCTGGTCGACGGTATCGAGGATGAGATGCTGCATTCAACGCACAAGCATCAGATGCGGCAACTGCACGAATTGCGGCGCGACGCCAATGTGCTGAAGGGCGTGCTGTGGCCGATGCGCGATGCCGTGGCCACGCTGATCCGCAACGATGTGCCCTATGTGAAGGCCGAGACCAAAATCTTCCTCAATGACACACTTGACCACACGCTGAGGCTGATCGAACTGGTCGAGACCCAGCGCGACATGCTGACCGGCCTGATCGAGATGCATCTGTCCCTAAGCCAGGCGCGCACCAACGACGTCATCAGCTATCTCACCATCGTCTCGGTCATCTTCATGCCGCTCACCTTCCTGGTCGGCGTCTGGGGCATGAATTTCAGTCCCGACGCCTCGCCATGGAACATGCCGGAGCTGCGAGCCTACTACGGTTATCCCGCTTCGCTCTTGTTCATGGCCGTTGTCGCGATCGGCTTGATTGTCTTCTTCAAATGGAAGAAATGGCTTTAA
- a CDS encoding 30S ribosomal protein S15, giving the protein MSITAERKKELMGEFATAKGDTGSPEVQVAILSERIKNLTDHFKDHKKDNHSRRGLLALVSQRRSLLDYLKRKDDARYQTLIEKLGLRR; this is encoded by the coding sequence ATGTCGATTACTGCCGAGCGCAAAAAGGAATTGATGGGTGAATTCGCGACCGCCAAGGGCGATACCGGGTCTCCGGAAGTCCAGGTGGCCATCCTTTCCGAGCGCATCAAGAACCTGACCGACCATTTCAAGGACCACAAGAAGGATAACCATTCCCGCCGTGGTCTGCTCGCTCTCGTGTCCCAGCGCCGCAGCCTGCTTGATTATCTCAAGCGCAAGGACGACGCGCGCTATCAGACACTGATCGAGAAGCTCGGTCTGCGCCGTTGA
- a CDS encoding polynucleotide phosphorylase produces MFNQHKVEIEWGGRPLILETGKIARQADGAVLATYGETKVLATVVSMKEPKPGLDFFPLTVNYQEKTYAAGKIPGGYFKREGRPSEKETLVSRLIDRPIRPLFADGYKNDTQIVVTVVQHDLENDPDILSIVATSAALTLSGVPFMGPVGGARVGYINGEYVLNPHIDEMQESKLDLVVAGTADAVLMVESEAKELGEELMLGAVMFGHRGFQPVIDAIIKLAEVAAKEPRDFTAPDYSALEAEMLKIVGDELREAYKITDKQQRYAAVDAVKAKVKAAYAPAEGEDAKYTSEQIGSVFKELQAKVVRWNILDTGSRIDGRDLKTVRKIVSEVGVLPRTHGSALFTRGETQALVVATLGTGEDEQYVDSLTGMYKEKFLLHYNFPPYSVGETGRMGSPGRREIGHGKLAWRAIRPMLPSADQFPYTLRVVSEITESNGSSSMATVCGTSLALMDAGVPLAKPVAGIAMGLIKEGERFAVLSDILGDEDHLGDMDFKVAGTANGITSLQMDIKIEGITEEIMKIALDQAKDGRQHILGEMAHALTGARPELGEFAPRIEVMHIPTDKIRDVIGSGGKVIREIVEKTGAKINIEDDGTVKIASSNAKEIEAAKKWIHTIVAEPEVGEIYEGTVVKTADFGAFVNFFGPRDGLVHISQLANERVAKTSDVVKEGDKVWVKLMGFDERGKVRLSMKVVDQATGKEIVRDKKAEGEEDAA; encoded by the coding sequence ATGTTCAATCAGCACAAAGTGGAAATCGAATGGGGCGGTCGCCCGCTCATCCTCGAAACCGGCAAGATCGCGCGTCAGGCTGACGGCGCCGTGCTCGCCACCTACGGCGAGACCAAGGTTCTGGCCACCGTCGTTTCGATGAAGGAGCCCAAGCCCGGCCTCGATTTCTTTCCGCTGACCGTCAACTACCAGGAAAAGACCTATGCCGCCGGCAAGATCCCGGGCGGCTACTTCAAGCGCGAAGGCCGTCCGAGCGAAAAGGAAACGCTGGTTTCGCGTCTCATCGACCGCCCGATCCGTCCGCTCTTCGCCGACGGCTACAAGAACGATACCCAGATCGTCGTCACTGTTGTCCAGCATGATCTGGAAAATGATCCGGACATCCTGTCGATCGTTGCCACCTCGGCCGCTCTGACGCTGTCGGGCGTTCCCTTCATGGGCCCGGTCGGCGGGGCCCGCGTCGGCTACATCAACGGCGAATATGTTCTCAACCCGCACATCGACGAGATGCAGGAATCCAAGCTCGACCTCGTCGTCGCCGGCACCGCCGACGCCGTGCTGATGGTTGAGTCGGAAGCCAAGGAACTTGGCGAAGAGCTGATGCTCGGTGCCGTCATGTTCGGCCACAGGGGCTTCCAGCCGGTCATCGACGCCATCATCAAGCTGGCCGAAGTTGCCGCCAAGGAGCCACGCGACTTCACCGCGCCGGACTATTCCGCGCTTGAAGCAGAGATGCTGAAGATCGTCGGCGACGAGCTTCGTGAGGCTTACAAGATCACCGACAAGCAGCAGCGCTATGCCGCCGTCGACGCCGTCAAGGCGAAGGTCAAGGCAGCCTATGCTCCGGCCGAAGGCGAAGACGCCAAGTACACCTCCGAGCAGATCGGTTCGGTGTTCAAGGAACTCCAGGCCAAGGTCGTGCGCTGGAACATCCTCGATACCGGCTCGCGCATTGATGGCCGTGACCTCAAGACGGTCCGCAAGATCGTCTCCGAAGTCGGCGTCCTGCCGCGTACCCACGGTTCGGCGCTGTTCACCCGCGGCGAGACCCAGGCGCTGGTCGTTGCCACGCTCGGCACCGGCGAAGACGAGCAGTATGTCGATTCGCTGACCGGCATGTACAAGGAGAAGTTCCTCCTTCACTACAACTTCCCTCCCTACTCCGTCGGTGAGACCGGCCGCATGGGTTCGCCGGGCCGCCGCGAAATCGGCCACGGCAAGCTCGCCTGGCGCGCCATTCGTCCGATGCTGCCGAGCGCTGACCAGTTCCCCTACACGCTGCGTGTCGTCTCGGAGATCACCGAGTCCAACGGTTCGTCCTCGATGGCCACCGTCTGCGGCACCTCGCTGGCGCTGATGGATGCCGGCGTTCCGCTGGCGAAGCCCGTTGCCGGCATCGCCATGGGCCTGATCAAGGAAGGCGAGCGCTTCGCAGTGCTCTCCGACATCCTGGGTGACGAAGATCACCTCGGCGACATGGACTTCAAGGTCGCTGGCACCGCCAACGGCATCACCTCGCTGCAGATGGACATCAAGATCGAGGGCATCACCGAGGAGATCATGAAGATCGCGCTGGACCAGGCCAAGGATGGCCGCCAGCATATCCTCGGCGAAATGGCGCATGCCCTGACCGGCGCCCGCCCCGAACTCGGCGAGTTCGCGCCGCGCATCGAGGTCATGCACATCCCGACCGACAAGATCCGCGACGTCATCGGTTCGGGCGGCAAGGTTATCCGCGAGATCGTCGAGAAGACCGGCGCCAAGATCAACATCGAGGACGACGGCACGGTCAAGATCGCTTCCTCGAACGCCAAGGAGATCGAGGCGGCGAAGAAGTGGATCCACACCATCGTTGCCGAGCCGGAAGTCGGCGAAATCTACGAAGGCACGGTCGTCAAGACCGCCGACTTCGGCGCTTTCGTCAACTTCTTCGGCCCGCGTGACGGTCTCGTCCACATCTCGCAGCTCGCCAATGAGCGCGTTGCCAAGACCTCCGACGTCGTCAAGGAAGGCGACAAGGTCTGGGTCAAGCTGATGGGCTTCGACGAGCGCGGCAAGGTCCGCCTGTCGATGAAGGTCGTCGACCAGGCCACCGGCAAGGAGATCGTGCGCGACAAGAAGGCCGAAGGCGAAGAAGACGCCGCCTGA
- a CDS encoding ribosomal RNA small subunit methyltransferase C — translation MPAEALKTLFHPFEAEALALPRKGERILFLGAEPGLRLPSGFEATLHIVQGFRPHFRAVQAAGFTVSPRTEGDGFDAALVLAGRHRGQNELRIAEALERVAPGGLVVIAGAKDDGIASLRKRVDELAPLDGHMPKYHGIAFWLRRPADMQAAATLRAANPALLIEERFHTAPGMFSFDRVDAGSKLLVDNLPGDLRGSAADFCAGWGYVAAEMAARSPGLSALDLYEADFDALEAAKGNLANTVAQGFFWTDLLAEPVERRYDVIAMNPPFHRSRAAEPEIGAGMIRAAAKALKPGGRLFMVANRQLPYEPVLSAAFASHAELARDGMFKVFSARR, via the coding sequence ATGCCCGCTGAAGCGCTGAAGACGCTTTTCCATCCGTTCGAGGCCGAGGCTCTTGCCTTGCCGCGAAAGGGCGAGCGCATCCTCTTCCTCGGCGCCGAGCCCGGCCTGCGCTTGCCGTCCGGCTTCGAGGCCACGCTGCATATCGTACAAGGCTTCCGGCCGCATTTCCGCGCAGTGCAGGCGGCGGGCTTTACCGTCTCGCCGCGAACCGAGGGCGACGGCTTTGATGCCGCCCTGGTGCTCGCCGGCCGTCATCGCGGTCAGAACGAACTGCGTATCGCCGAGGCCCTCGAGCGCGTGGCGCCGGGCGGACTGGTCGTCATCGCCGGTGCCAAGGACGACGGCATTGCCAGCCTGCGCAAGCGTGTCGACGAACTCGCGCCGCTCGACGGCCATATGCCGAAATATCACGGCATCGCCTTCTGGCTGCGCCGCCCGGCAGATATGCAGGCAGCCGCCACGCTTCGCGCCGCCAATCCCGCTTTGCTGATTGAGGAGCGGTTCCACACCGCGCCCGGCATGTTCTCCTTCGATCGCGTCGATGCGGGTTCGAAACTGCTGGTCGACAACCTGCCCGGTGACCTGCGCGGCAGTGCGGCCGATTTCTGCGCCGGCTGGGGCTATGTCGCGGCTGAAATGGCTGCGCGTTCGCCAGGCCTGTCGGCGCTTGATCTCTACGAAGCGGATTTCGATGCGCTGGAGGCGGCCAAGGGCAACCTCGCCAACACAGTGGCGCAAGGCTTCTTCTGGACGGATCTGCTCGCCGAGCCTGTCGAGCGCCGCTACGACGTCATCGCCATGAACCCGCCCTTCCACCGCAGCCGCGCGGCCGAGCCCGAGATCGGTGCCGGCATGATCCGCGCGGCAGCCAAGGCGTTGAAGCCCGGTGGCAGGCTGTTCATGGTCGCCAACCGCCAGCTTCCCTACGAGCCCGTTCTGTCGGCCGCCTTTGCCAGCCACGCGGAACTCGCCCGCGACGGCATGTTCAAGGTGTTTTCTGCGCGGCGCTGA
- a CDS encoding diguanylate cyclase/phosphodiesterase, with protein MSAVSNPKRTPVFRLLTIASSGIGSFVLGIWGLKHGLGDGFAGISVDMMVAIMAALCALAASVAAMSFFAGIDESADYVFNETHFDKLTGLLARPAMVGKIAEAACATSRTGEPVFLIDIDIDRFKQINDAIGYSQGDELIRAFTKRLQESVPARAVIGRIGAGEFAVLLADHQIQGTMESMIERLIDEMMEPYELSTHQQSVSLSVGIVAMPKDGVDPVLILRRSNLALQNARASGVGNWSVFDSEMGRVADYRQWVESELHTAFERGDFDLHYQPQLDLPTGRIIGYEALIRWNHPERGMIPPMEFIQIAEETGMINPIGEWVLRKACSDARHLPEDCFVAVNISPVQFMTKDFVGIVRDTMRATGIKPSRLELEVTETAMMQDRDRAAAILKELADMGISVAVDDFGTGYSNLSYLIDFSFGKLKIDRSFVSRIDTDSSSGAVVSTIVGLSRALGVSIIAEGVETENQATLLRAAGCEVVQGYLFGRPAPLKFSAGDAHATDEVRRVANLH; from the coding sequence ATGTCTGCCGTTAGCAACCCGAAGCGAACACCGGTGTTCCGACTGCTCACGATAGCAAGTTCGGGCATTGGCAGTTTCGTGCTCGGCATCTGGGGCCTGAAGCACGGTCTCGGCGACGGGTTTGCCGGCATTTCGGTGGATATGATGGTCGCGATCATGGCCGCGCTTTGCGCGCTGGCGGCTTCGGTGGCGGCAATGTCCTTCTTCGCCGGTATCGATGAATCGGCGGATTACGTGTTCAACGAAACCCATTTCGACAAGCTGACCGGACTCTTGGCGCGCCCTGCGATGGTCGGCAAGATCGCCGAGGCGGCATGCGCGACAAGCCGGACCGGGGAACCGGTGTTCCTGATCGACATCGACATCGACCGGTTCAAGCAGATCAACGACGCGATCGGCTATAGCCAGGGCGATGAGTTGATCCGCGCCTTCACCAAGCGGCTGCAAGAGAGTGTGCCCGCACGCGCCGTGATCGGACGTATCGGCGCCGGCGAGTTCGCGGTGCTGCTTGCGGATCATCAGATCCAGGGAACGATGGAAAGCATGATCGAAAGGCTCATCGACGAGATGATGGAGCCCTATGAACTGAGCACCCATCAGCAATCGGTGAGCCTGTCGGTGGGGATTGTCGCCATGCCCAAGGATGGCGTCGATCCGGTCCTTATCCTGCGCCGTTCCAATCTGGCGCTGCAGAATGCGCGCGCCAGCGGCGTCGGCAACTGGTCGGTGTTCGACAGCGAGATGGGGCGTGTCGCCGATTATCGCCAATGGGTCGAATCCGAATTGCACACCGCTTTCGAACGCGGAGACTTCGACCTCCACTATCAGCCGCAGCTCGACCTGCCGACCGGCCGTATCATCGGCTACGAAGCGCTGATCCGCTGGAACCATCCCGAACGCGGCATGATCCCACCCATGGAGTTCATCCAGATCGCCGAGGAAACCGGGATGATCAACCCGATCGGCGAATGGGTTCTGCGCAAGGCCTGCAGCGATGCCCGCCATTTGCCGGAAGACTGTTTCGTCGCCGTCAACATCTCGCCGGTCCAGTTCATGACCAAGGATTTCGTCGGCATCGTGCGCGACACGATGCGGGCCACCGGCATCAAGCCGTCGCGGCTGGAGCTGGAAGTTACCGAAACGGCGATGATGCAGGATCGCGACCGAGCGGCCGCCATCCTGAAAGAGCTTGCCGACATGGGCATCTCCGTTGCCGTCGACGATTTTGGCACCGGCTATTCCAACCTCAGCTACCTGATCGATTTCTCGTTCGGCAAGCTGAAGATCGACCGCTCCTTCGTCAGCCGCATCGATACCGATTCCAGCTCCGGCGCCGTCGTCTCGACCATTGTCGGGCTTTCGCGTGCACTCGGCGTCAGCATCATTGCCGAAGGCGTCGAGACCGAGAACCAGGCGACTTTGCTGCGCGCCGCCGGCTGCGAGGTCGTGCAGGGTTACCTGTTCGGCCGGCCAGCGCCGCTCAAGTTCAGCGCTGGTGACGCGCACGCCACCGACGAAGTCCGGCGCGTCGCCAATCTGCACTGA
- a CDS encoding enoyl-ACP reductase, whose product MDGLMKGKRGLVMGVANDHSIAWGIAQKLSEHGAELAFTYQGEAFGRRVKPLADRLGASLVVPCDVEDSASVAATFETLGKEWGGLDFVVHAIGFSDKNELKGLYADTSRDNFVRTMVISCYSFTEVARNATPLMTQGGSMITLTYAGSVRVMPNYNVMGVAKAGLEASVRYLANDYGPRGIRVNGISAGPVRTLAGAGISDARHMFSYQQRNSPLRRTVTIDEVGGSALYLLSDLASGVTGEIHYVDSGYHIVSMPTLDELKQTDG is encoded by the coding sequence ATGGACGGACTGATGAAGGGCAAGCGCGGGCTTGTCATGGGTGTCGCCAACGATCATTCGATCGCCTGGGGCATCGCGCAGAAATTGTCCGAACATGGCGCGGAGCTCGCCTTCACCTACCAGGGCGAGGCCTTCGGCCGGCGGGTCAAGCCGCTCGCCGACAGACTGGGCGCTTCGCTGGTCGTTCCCTGCGATGTCGAGGACAGCGCTTCGGTCGCCGCCACGTTCGAGACGCTTGGCAAGGAATGGGGCGGACTGGACTTCGTCGTCCATGCCATCGGCTTTTCCGACAAGAATGAGTTGAAGGGCCTTTACGCCGACACCAGCCGGGACAATTTCGTCCGCACCATGGTGATCTCCTGCTACTCCTTCACGGAAGTGGCCCGCAACGCCACGCCGCTGATGACGCAGGGCGGCTCGATGATCACGCTGACCTATGCCGGTTCAGTCCGCGTCATGCCGAACTACAATGTCATGGGCGTCGCCAAGGCCGGCCTCGAGGCCAGCGTGCGCTACCTTGCCAACGACTACGGTCCGCGCGGCATCCGGGTGAACGGCATCTCGGCGGGGCCAGTACGCACGCTCGCCGGCGCCGGCATTTCGGACGCCCGCCACATGTTTTCCTACCAGCAGCGCAACTCGCCGCTGCGCCGTACAGTGACCATCGACGAAGTCGGCGGCTCGGCGCTTTATTTGCTGTCCGACCTCGCCTCCGGCGTCACCGGTGAAATCCACTATGTCGATTCCGGCTATCACATCGTCTCGATGCCGACGCTCGATGAGTTGAAGCAGACGGATGGTTAA
- a CDS encoding 3-oxoacyl-ACP synthase, translated as MRRVVVTGLGIVSSIGNNANEVQTSLHDARSGISFSDSFAEHGFRCQVWGAPTLDPSAMIDRRAMRFLSQGAAWNHVAMDQAIADAGLGESDVTNERTGIVMGSGGPSTRTIVEAAETTLKNGSPKRIGPFAVPKAMSSTASATLATWFKIHGVNYSISSACSTSAHCIGNGYELIQWGKQDIVFAGGHEDLDWTMSDLFDAMGAMSSKFNDRASAASRAYDANRDGFVIAGGAGVLVLEELEHAKARGAKIYAEIVGYGATSDGYDMVAPSGEGAVRCMRQALATVTTPVDYINTHGTSTPVGDSKEMGAIREVFGEKMPFITSTKSLTGHSLGAAGVQESIYSILMMQGGFIGESAHIETLDPEFEGMPIVRKRIDNAKIDTVLSNSFGFGGTNATLIFQRYSA; from the coding sequence ATGAGACGTGTCGTAGTCACAGGCCTCGGCATCGTGTCGTCGATCGGCAATAATGCCAACGAGGTGCAGACCTCGCTGCATGACGCCAGATCTGGCATCAGCTTTTCCGATTCCTTCGCCGAGCATGGCTTCCGGTGCCAGGTCTGGGGCGCACCGACGCTCGACCCCTCCGCCATGATCGACCGCCGTGCGATGCGCTTCCTGAGCCAAGGCGCGGCCTGGAACCACGTCGCCATGGATCAGGCGATCGCCGACGCCGGCCTCGGCGAAAGCGACGTCACCAATGAACGCACCGGCATCGTCATGGGCTCGGGCGGCCCCTCCACCCGCACCATCGTCGAGGCGGCCGAAACGACGCTGAAGAACGGCAGCCCCAAACGTATCGGCCCCTTCGCCGTGCCGAAGGCGATGTCGTCGACGGCCTCGGCGACTTTGGCCACCTGGTTCAAGATCCACGGTGTCAACTACTCGATCTCGTCGGCCTGCTCGACCTCGGCGCATTGCATCGGCAATGGCTACGAGCTGATCCAGTGGGGCAAGCAGGATATCGTCTTTGCCGGCGGCCACGAGGATCTCGACTGGACGATGTCGGACCTGTTCGACGCCATGGGCGCCATGTCGTCCAAGTTCAACGACCGGGCATCGGCGGCTTCGCGCGCCTATGACGCCAATCGCGACGGCTTCGTCATCGCCGGCGGCGCCGGTGTTCTGGTGCTGGAAGAACTGGAGCATGCCAAGGCGCGCGGCGCCAAGATCTACGCCGAGATCGTCGGCTACGGCGCGACCTCGGACGGCTACGACATGGTGGCGCCCTCCGGCGAAGGCGCGGTCCGCTGCATGCGCCAGGCGCTGGCGACAGTGACCACGCCGGTCGACTACATCAACACCCATGGCACCTCGACACCGGTGGGTGATTCCAAGGAAATGGGCGCCATCCGCGAAGTGTTCGGCGAAAAAATGCCGTTCATCACCTCAACCAAATCACTGACCGGCCATTCGCTGGGCGCGGCCGGCGTGCAGGAATCGATCTATTCGATCCTGATGATGCAAGGCGGCTTCATCGGCGAAAGCGCCCATATCGAGACACTCGACCCTGAATTCGAGGGCATGCCGATCGTGCGCAAGCGCATCGACAACGCCAAGATCGACACCGTTTTGTCGAATTCCTTCGGTTTCGGTGGCACCAACGCGACGCTCATTTTCCAGCGCTACTCCGCATAA
- a CDS encoding 3-hydroxydecanoyl-ACP dehydratase, producing MAGKSSYDYEELLACARGELFGEGNAQLPYPPMLMFDRITEISETGGAFDKGFIRAEFDIKPDLWFFACHFIGNPIMPGCLGLDALWQLTGFYLGWLGEPGKGMALSTGEVKFKGMVTPSVKKVEYGVDFKRVMRGRLVLGIADGWMKADGEPIYAATDLKVGLSKQSAVA from the coding sequence ATGGCGGGTAAATCCAGCTACGACTACGAAGAATTGCTGGCCTGCGCCCGCGGCGAGCTGTTCGGAGAGGGCAATGCCCAGCTGCCCTACCCGCCGATGCTGATGTTCGACCGCATCACCGAGATCAGCGAGACCGGCGGCGCTTTCGACAAGGGCTTCATCCGTGCGGAATTCGACATCAAGCCGGACCTGTGGTTCTTTGCCTGTCATTTCATCGGCAATCCGATCATGCCAGGATGCCTCGGCCTCGACGCCTTGTGGCAGTTGACGGGATTCTATCTCGGCTGGCTCGGCGAGCCCGGCAAGGGAATGGCGCTGTCGACCGGCGAGGTCAAGTTCAAGGGCATGGTCACACCATCGGTCAAGAAGGTCGAGTATGGCGTGGATTTCAAGCGCGTGATGCGCGGCCGGTTGGTTCTGGGCATCGCCGATGGCTGGATGAAGGCGGATGGCGAGCCCATATATGCGGCGACGGACCTGAAGGTCGGTCTGTCCAAGCAGTCGGCGGTCGCTTGA
- a CDS encoding ferric uptake regulator family protein, which produces MDRGCRKENVAVDKRVREAGLRPTRQRIALADLLFAKGDRHLSAEELHEEALAAGVPVSLATVYNALHQFTQAGLLRILAVEGAKTYFDTNTSDHHHFYIEGENRIFDIESGPVTVSNLPEPPEGMEIANVDIVVRLRAKRQE; this is translated from the coding sequence ATGGACCGGGGCTGCCGGAAGGAAAATGTCGCTGTGGACAAGCGGGTACGTGAAGCCGGCCTGAGGCCGACGCGGCAGCGTATCGCGCTGGCCGACCTGCTTTTCGCCAAGGGCGACCGTCATCTCTCAGCCGAGGAACTGCACGAGGAGGCACTGGCCGCCGGCGTGCCGGTATCGCTGGCCACCGTCTACAACGCGCTCCACCAGTTCACCCAGGCGGGACTGCTGCGCATCCTCGCCGTCGAGGGCGCCAAGACCTATTTCGACACCAACACCTCCGACCACCACCATTTCTACATCGAAGGCGAAAACCGGATTTTCGATATCGAAAGCGGCCCGGTGACCGTCTCCAACCTGCCGGAGCCTCCCGAAGGCATGGAGATCGCCAATGTCGATATCGTGGTAAGGCTGCGCGCCAAGCGCCAGGAATGA